The following coding sequences are from one Haloplasma contractile SSD-17B window:
- a CDS encoding GNAT family N-acetyltransferase, with protein MSKKKIQIRRLKKEDAELISKTFGRQGWNRPVELYDFYYKEQVEGKRVVLVAFVNEEFAGYLTIQWESDYENFRKKDIPEVNDLNVLIKFREQGIATKLMHVAEDIILEHSHTVGIGFGVTHDYGAGMRLYVKRGYVPDGNGLVQNNRKINIGDTIEVNHDICIYLTKKLGY; from the coding sequence ATGAGTAAGAAGAAAATTCAAATTAGACGTCTTAAAAAAGAAGATGCAGAACTCATTTCAAAAACTTTTGGCAGGCAGGGTTGGAACAGACCCGTCGAGCTATATGATTTTTATTACAAGGAACAGGTTGAAGGAAAGCGAGTTGTTTTGGTTGCCTTTGTAAATGAAGAGTTTGCTGGGTACCTAACCATTCAATGGGAATCCGATTATGAAAATTTCAGGAAAAAAGATATTCCTGAGGTAAATGATTTAAATGTTTTAATTAAGTTTAGAGAACAAGGAATTGCCACAAAACTGATGCATGTTGCGGAAGATATTATCCTAGAACATTCTCATACCGTAGGTATAGGCTTTGGTGTCACACACGACTACGGGGCAGGAATGCGATTATATGTTAAACGTGGTTATGTTCCTGATGGAAATGGTTTAGTTCAAAATAACCGAAAGATTAACATCGGAGATACAATTGAAGTGAACCATGACATATGTATTTATTTAACAAAAAAATTGGGCTATTAA
- a CDS encoding flavodoxin family protein, producing MDQKVLCVYYSRSGNTKQVIEQLTEKLPCDVEHIGEPRKRKGVIGFLRSGFEAATKKIVSIDEQKHDPSSYDLVIIATPMWASTVSSPVRSYLYQNKGKFKKQVAYIVTSGYKASSKVCSQLDELTNLTPKTRMELKHKDFKMNTIDQAIDQFIQNINES from the coding sequence ATGGATCAAAAGGTACTTTGTGTATACTATTCTAGATCTGGAAATACCAAACAAGTAATTGAACAATTAACAGAAAAACTACCATGTGATGTTGAGCATATAGGAGAACCAAGAAAACGTAAGGGAGTAATAGGATTTTTACGTTCAGGGTTTGAAGCAGCGACAAAGAAAATTGTTTCTATTGATGAACAAAAACATGATCCAAGTAGTTATGACTTAGTAATTATTGCAACTCCAATGTGGGCATCTACTGTATCAAGTCCAGTTAGGTCCTATCTGTATCAAAATAAGGGTAAGTTTAAAAAGCAAGTAGCCTATATTGTGACTTCTGGTTATAAGGCCTCATCTAAGGTTTGTTCACAGTTAGACGAACTAACGAATTTAACACCAAAAACACGAATGGAGTTAAAGCACAAGGACTTTAAAATGAACACAATCGATCAAGCGATTGATCAGTTTATTCAGAATATAAACGAATCATAA
- a CDS encoding ankyrin repeat domain-containing protein, with translation MNQLDVNHVIKNIDQNTYRSKEGLANCLKILIDLDVSSIQFFEQEVELLDAIDSIVSDEEKKGLSVNHILNKLKTLKVELASHLHDKLGDESEDAYLNEILKAIKLRSEGRVFETNPEQLDSLADEDIKNPYIDLRRLFQLMFHAIQKNKADGVLDDHSIVMDSIQDDNTHMFKAFLTNGELNIYAENYFRENLLHHAASINSHKVFDVLLDMGLDLERTDYFLETPLHKAIVNNSSEVIDLILDERPNLNKQDSRGNTVLHIACLKSEVSLIKRLLGQGAKLTVKNNEGETPLHFLIVNDREDVIEALMEDGYKIKKLAKKFNLYQSVAIHNAVKVFKLMQVYNFKLKKKNKESYSPLHYAAFYGNYEILKELIDASLDPNHKSKKKQNILHSATSHGANHNLEIVNLLVKNINDINETDHLGLTALHSAVTGDSVEICECLIRHGADVNASCPEGITPLHNAVYGGNKEVIRHLVEQGANLNAKTKEHITPLFNAVARGNKEAAELLLNAGADPNARVKETGMTPLNNAAVLGNTDLVKVLIEQGADPNLASLNKTTPFINATFKGHFEVTKLLLEHGVDVNQAHPDNLATALHNSTSIQSYELTELLIHYGADVNKRTVTGITPLNNAAIRSNYEIAKLLLESGANPNIASLSGGTPIINAADKSNIKLIELFLDHGANINAKTKEGITALHNATANNNYELTKLLLEKGADSYIKAKSSVTAYDNAKIIKSTKLMDLIVEYRKKQHNKNK, from the coding sequence ATGAACCAGTTAGATGTCAATCACGTAATTAAGAATATAGATCAAAATACTTATAGAAGTAAGGAGGGGCTTGCTAACTGTCTCAAAATTTTAATCGATTTAGACGTTTCATCCATCCAGTTTTTTGAACAAGAAGTCGAGTTACTGGATGCAATTGATAGTATTGTCTCCGATGAAGAGAAAAAGGGACTGAGTGTTAACCATATTTTAAACAAGTTGAAGACACTTAAGGTAGAACTGGCTAGCCACTTGCATGACAAACTTGGTGATGAATCAGAGGATGCTTATTTAAATGAAATCCTTAAGGCGATTAAATTAAGGTCTGAAGGAAGGGTGTTTGAGACTAATCCAGAACAACTAGATTCGTTAGCAGATGAAGACATTAAGAATCCGTATATTGATCTTCGTAGACTATTTCAGCTTATGTTTCATGCTATACAGAAGAACAAAGCAGACGGTGTTTTGGACGATCATTCCATAGTAATGGATTCCATTCAAGATGATAATACGCATATGTTTAAAGCTTTTCTTACAAATGGAGAATTAAACATTTATGCTGAGAACTATTTTCGTGAAAATCTTTTACATCATGCGGCATCAATTAACTCGCATAAAGTATTTGATGTGCTTTTAGACATGGGACTTGATTTAGAGCGAACGGACTACTTTTTAGAGACCCCTTTACATAAAGCAATTGTCAACAATTCAAGTGAGGTAATCGACTTAATCTTAGATGAACGTCCGAATCTTAATAAGCAAGACAGTCGTGGTAATACTGTTCTTCATATTGCATGTTTGAAATCAGAAGTGAGTCTCATTAAACGCCTACTGGGACAAGGTGCTAAATTAACGGTTAAAAATAATGAAGGTGAAACACCTCTTCACTTTTTAATTGTGAATGACCGTGAAGATGTGATAGAAGCCTTAATGGAAGATGGTTATAAGATTAAGAAATTAGCAAAAAAATTCAATCTGTATCAATCGGTAGCCATTCACAATGCGGTTAAGGTATTTAAACTGATGCAAGTCTACAATTTTAAATTAAAGAAGAAAAATAAAGAGAGTTACTCACCGCTTCACTATGCAGCCTTTTATGGAAACTACGAGATTTTAAAAGAACTAATTGATGCTTCACTTGATCCGAATCATAAATCTAAAAAGAAACAAAATATATTACACAGTGCGACATCACATGGCGCCAATCATAATCTTGAAATAGTTAACTTACTTGTGAAGAACATAAACGACATAAATGAAACCGATCACTTAGGATTAACGGCATTACATAGTGCTGTTACAGGAGATTCTGTTGAAATTTGTGAATGCTTAATAAGACATGGTGCGGATGTAAATGCTTCTTGTCCTGAAGGAATAACGCCCTTACATAATGCTGTTTATGGTGGAAACAAAGAAGTAATAAGGCATCTTGTAGAACAGGGTGCGAATCTAAATGCGAAGACCAAGGAACATATAACGCCACTTTTTAATGCGGTTGCTCGAGGAAATAAGGAAGCTGCAGAACTCCTTCTTAACGCTGGGGCAGACCCGAATGCTAGGGTTAAAGAGACAGGCATGACCCCACTTAATAATGCGGCTGTGTTAGGGAATACAGATTTAGTAAAGGTGTTAATTGAACAGGGAGCTGACCCTAATTTAGCAAGTTTAAATAAAACGACTCCCTTTATTAATGCAACGTTCAAGGGGCATTTTGAAGTTACTAAACTCCTATTAGAACATGGTGTTGACGTTAATCAGGCTCACCCTGATAATTTAGCAACGGCATTACATAACTCTACTTCAATACAGAGTTATGAATTGACTGAGCTTCTAATTCATTACGGTGCAGACGTGAATAAACGAACCGTTACAGGGATTACACCACTAAATAATGCAGCAATAAGATCGAACTACGAAATAGCAAAATTATTACTCGAATCAGGAGCTAATCCTAATATTGCTAGTCTTTCAGGCGGAACGCCTATTATTAACGCAGCCGATAAAAGTAATATAAAATTAATTGAGCTCTTTTTAGATCATGGTGCTAATATAAATGCCAAAACAAAAGAGGGAATAACGGCCCTTCATAATGCCACAGCAAATAATAACTATGAATTAACAAAACTCCTACTAGAAAAAGGAGCAGATTCCTATATTAAAGCAAAGTCTAGTGTTACAGCTTATGACAATGCCAAAATTATAAAGTCAACGAAACTTATGGATCTCATTGTTGAATATAGAAAAAAACAGCACAATAAAAACAAATAA
- a CDS encoding patatin-like phospholipase family protein, whose translation MNEGTMGTEIERYETALVVEGGAMRGIFSTGVMDAFIKHDFNPFDLCIGVSAGSTNLAAYIGGMFERNYTIYTDYSVRDDFISWKKFIRGGHLVDLDWMWDISIKEMPLDLEQLKNSSSAFFIGVTSVETGEPVYLTPTEDTIADMIKASSCIPIFYRNTIQLDGVNYVDGGLSDPIPVIEAYNRGAKKIMVIRSRPKSYIMKPKSSMLQKFLFRKTPQLYKTLKDRANRYQKAIDFMRTAPDHVEIIEVNPPETFKTSRLTKDKAILDQDYRHGLEIGEELVKSWKKEL comes from the coding sequence ATGAATGAGGGAACAATGGGAACAGAAATAGAACGATATGAAACTGCACTTGTTGTAGAAGGTGGCGCGATGCGTGGCATCTTTTCAACCGGTGTTATGGATGCATTTATTAAGCATGACTTTAATCCTTTTGATTTATGCATAGGCGTCTCGGCTGGGTCTACGAATTTAGCTGCCTATATAGGAGGCATGTTTGAACGGAACTATACAATCTATACGGATTATAGCGTTCGCGACGATTTTATTAGCTGGAAAAAGTTTATACGAGGTGGACACTTAGTTGACCTGGATTGGATGTGGGATATTTCGATTAAAGAAATGCCACTTGATTTGGAGCAATTAAAAAATTCAAGTTCAGCCTTTTTTATTGGAGTGACTTCTGTTGAGACGGGAGAACCGGTCTATTTAACACCAACTGAAGATACCATTGCAGATATGATTAAAGCATCAAGCTGCATTCCTATTTTTTATCGAAATACGATTCAATTAGATGGTGTCAATTATGTAGATGGTGGTCTTTCTGATCCCATACCCGTTATAGAAGCTTATAATCGTGGTGCTAAAAAAATCATGGTAATTCGTTCGAGACCTAAGTCGTATATCATGAAACCGAAATCTAGTATGCTACAGAAATTTTTATTTAGAAAGACACCACAGTTATATAAGACACTTAAAGACCGTGCAAACAGGTATCAGAAGGCAATTGACTTTATGAGGACTGCACCGGATCACGTAGAAATCATCGAGGTAAATCCTCCCGAAACCTTTAAGACCAGTCGACTGACTAAGGATAAAGCAATACTTGATCAAGATTACCGCCATGGATTAGAAATAGGGGAAGAACTGGTTAAATCGTGGAAGAAAGAACTATGA
- a CDS encoding beta-glucosidase, which yields MGISEIISKMTLEEKASLCSGKDFWRLKEIERLDIPSIMVADGPHGLRKQAGESDHVGINNSLPATCFPTAVTTASSWNTELMNEIGKALGEACLQEGVSVILGPGMNIKRSPLCGRNFEYLSEDPYVTGKMASALINGVQSKGIGTSIKHYAVNTQEKRRMTIDSVVDERALREIYLAGFETAVRESQPWTVMSAYNLVNGTYASEHKTLLTDILRDEWKFEGIVVTDWGACNDRVEGLKTGLDLEMPSSKGVNDQKIIEAVKEGTLSEAVLDRTVERILNLVFKSQENKQAYTYDEKSQHDLAKKAAIESIVLMKNENSILPISHTSSIAVVGDFAKQPRYQGAGSSLIKPTKLDTIYDEFKQRELTFNYSKGYERNNDDPNEALIKEACENAMETDVVLLFIGLTESYESEGFDRDHLRVPESHRVLLERLSEVNENIIVILSGGSPVEMPWLKHAKGLVNSYLAGQAGAPAIAKILFGEVNPSGKLAETYPIQLEDHPSYHYFAKGPLTTEHRESVYVGYRYFDTANKEVLFPFGYGLSYTTFEYSDLTVSEESITDSEPVKVKVTVKNTGQMTGAEVVQLYVSDVESTIYRPVQELKGFKKVYLEPGEDQVVEFELTKRAFAYYNENMNDWHVESGEFTILIGSSSRDIRQRATIYVKSSQPDVNVPDYRETAPTYYKLTDSEFTIEDSEYQAVYGKELPASSYQKGDKFTMTSPLEDVRATFFGRIVYNAAVKELKKMTGGADSNQAHENLQVRMLEAVVKEMPFRSLVTMSNGAVSPAKAKALLKLINCQYIRGLIGLMKVSFKNRKKK from the coding sequence ATGGGAATTAGTGAGATTATTAGTAAAATGACGCTTGAGGAAAAGGCATCTTTATGTTCTGGAAAAGACTTTTGGCGTCTTAAAGAAATTGAACGATTAGACATACCATCCATCATGGTAGCGGATGGCCCCCATGGACTTAGGAAGCAAGCAGGGGAGAGTGATCATGTAGGGATTAATAATAGTCTACCGGCAACTTGTTTTCCGACCGCTGTAACTACGGCGAGTTCATGGAATACAGAGTTAATGAATGAAATTGGAAAAGCATTAGGAGAAGCATGCTTACAAGAAGGGGTATCCGTTATTCTAGGCCCTGGTATGAACATTAAGCGTTCGCCACTTTGTGGTCGAAACTTTGAATACCTATCAGAGGACCCTTACGTAACGGGTAAAATGGCTAGTGCTTTAATAAATGGTGTTCAGTCAAAAGGAATAGGAACATCGATTAAACACTACGCTGTCAATACACAAGAGAAACGCCGTATGACAATTGACTCTGTAGTGGATGAAAGAGCTCTAAGAGAAATTTATTTAGCGGGCTTTGAAACAGCAGTTCGTGAATCTCAACCGTGGACTGTGATGAGTGCGTATAACTTGGTAAACGGAACTTATGCCAGTGAACATAAGACGTTATTAACAGATATCTTAAGAGATGAATGGAAATTTGAAGGCATAGTGGTAACTGATTGGGGTGCTTGTAACGATCGTGTAGAAGGTTTAAAAACAGGACTAGATCTTGAAATGCCATCATCAAAGGGAGTAAATGATCAAAAAATAATAGAGGCGGTTAAAGAGGGTACATTAAGTGAAGCCGTATTAGATCGGACGGTAGAACGTATTCTGAACCTTGTTTTTAAGTCGCAGGAGAATAAGCAGGCGTATACGTATGATGAAAAGTCGCAACATGATTTAGCTAAAAAAGCTGCTATTGAATCGATTGTCTTAATGAAAAACGAGAACTCAATTTTACCCATCAGCCACACTTCAAGCATTGCCGTAGTTGGTGATTTCGCAAAACAGCCTAGATATCAGGGAGCAGGGAGTTCACTGATTAAGCCAACTAAACTGGATACGATTTATGATGAGTTTAAGCAAAGGGAACTTACATTTAATTATTCGAAAGGGTACGAACGAAACAATGATGATCCGAATGAAGCACTGATTAAAGAGGCATGTGAGAATGCAATGGAAACTGATGTGGTATTGCTCTTTATCGGATTAACGGAATCGTATGAATCGGAAGGGTTTGACCGTGACCATTTACGAGTACCAGAATCACATCGTGTATTGTTAGAGCGTTTAAGTGAAGTGAATGAAAACATTATCGTCATCTTATCAGGAGGATCGCCGGTTGAAATGCCGTGGTTAAAGCATGCTAAAGGTTTAGTGAATAGTTACTTAGCAGGTCAGGCAGGGGCGCCTGCAATCGCTAAAATTTTATTTGGTGAGGTAAATCCATCGGGTAAATTGGCAGAGACCTATCCTATTCAATTAGAGGATCATCCATCTTATCATTACTTTGCTAAAGGACCATTGACGACTGAACACAGAGAAAGTGTTTATGTAGGGTATCGGTATTTTGATACAGCCAATAAAGAGGTATTATTTCCTTTTGGATATGGACTTAGCTATACGACATTTGAGTATAGTGATTTAACTGTTTCAGAGGAGTCAATTACGGATTCAGAACCTGTCAAGGTTAAGGTCACAGTTAAGAATACTGGGCAAATGACTGGAGCAGAGGTTGTTCAATTGTATGTGAGTGATGTGGAATCCACTATTTATAGACCCGTTCAGGAGCTAAAGGGATTTAAGAAAGTATACCTTGAACCGGGTGAAGATCAAGTAGTAGAATTCGAACTAACTAAACGAGCATTTGCGTATTACAATGAAAACATGAATGATTGGCATGTTGAGAGTGGGGAGTTTACTATTCTCATTGGCTCATCATCGCGAGATATTAGACAAAGAGCTACGATTTATGTAAAGTCAAGTCAACCTGATGTAAACGTTCCTGATTACAGGGAAACTGCACCAACGTATTACAAACTAACTGACAGTGAATTTACAATTGAAGACTCAGAATATCAAGCTGTTTATGGGAAAGAATTACCTGCATCATCGTATCAAAAAGGCGACAAGTTTACGATGACCTCACCTCTAGAAGATGTGAGAGCAACCTTCTTTGGAAGAATTGTGTACAATGCTGCCGTAAAAGAACTTAAAAAGATGACCGGTGGCGCGGATTCAAATCAAGCACATGAAAACTTGCAGGTTAGAATGCTTGAAGCTGTGGTAAAGGAAATGCCGTTCAGGTCGCTCGTAACAATGAGTAATGGAGCAGTATCACCTGCTAAGGCAAAGGCATTATTAAAATTAATAAATTGCCAGTATATTAGAGGGTTAATAGGTCTAATGAAGGTATCGTTTAAGAACCGAAAAAAGAAATAA